One Scophthalmus maximus strain ysfricsl-2021 chromosome 1, ASM2237912v1, whole genome shotgun sequence genomic region harbors:
- the LOC118299038 gene encoding methyl-CpG-binding domain protein 5 — protein sequence MNGGKDCEAGDERQAIPVQVPIGWQRRAEHGGGVIYISPSGSVLSSLEQVKTYLLTDGTCKCGLECPLILHKVFNFDPGAAVKQRTAEDVKADEDVTKLCIHKRKLLAVATLHRSMGTHPPLTLTSPGGGTSSVVAAHSTTQRAIRTKPHDGLPNAVRPDCKSPFKMMMAAGQQQRLYPPLEMGAAQQAELYSGYPRPQRLGSGEPGHKSPYRAGYGGMLSPPPSSAKLYGDGSLSPSADTLGSPEGYSRTNPCGFPGAGSPGSASIHGNTRTPLSPPSVMLHGSPASQPSCSMTGRTSTPLSPTATAKSPVMNMNMSRGNFPPGIDMPRAAFHHKTQPPLHPVPPPPSIPPSCALQKRQLTSEKDPLGILDPIPSKHVSQPPTNAPNPSNFQPNIHSQVPMMNVNIPPPAIVPLPSNLPLPTVKPGPVGHGGHVQRTQQGGTTSSMSPSPVTSPVHMAGPAHGRMEASPHRSRSSSTSSDHGNFAIPSGHQGPCGTMKVPPRSPRSAMGSPRPAMPSSPSTNKADPLHQYKDSQLLPGMGNSIGAQQHGNPLYSPTSSSSSSSSLATPSASQKGHPGLLGMPLNQLLNQQNAASFPASSLLSAAAKAQLANQNKLSAVGNSANGMAAGGVGIAGIGGGSGGSGGHPGSMSGPRGMEGHSTLNPMLPPNSTMLLNTPEGQSGRAALRDKLMAQQRDPMRKRKQSSGSAAVNHDNSNNMGYNMLNKSGMGGPHMPGPSATEQLRKVGRLGNLPPNTSMAQLLQSMSCQSTHSLTGNSHRPGLSPGPGQGPQGAAQLHYNDGTGMVPGGPQQNHHVQQRLHGPGDAMQHCQSMDASGGHMGSRPSQFPDMMAQMQASSLSNCGPMGPGGGPVGPDGMPLGRPNTNPPPLSHPGSHPSQQNLLHRMGRTNMVVAQTISDAGNPSSLGCGVGVLQAHVNTGGGQMYPQQVHQGLQQGVASHPAYQGQQHFSDNAPYTESNIANAGSMACLYQNYQQGMLSHPQFGEGHQPQAEGLPAGTPGSDRGPSGGPESVDAIYRAVVDAASKGMHVTITTTVSGTTQASPVPALSAMSAFTASIGEPVNLPQAVSAVLHGHQEGEALHQQTRPRQVRTGRGHKNMDAGKRTPDGPEANDYFRSPGRGTPRGQWDGETQHGGGFDAHNNNSVWGGEEFLECSTQVRSSPCMERPGSLAPAPPCPTEGSNDHGLVMAHDKAFLNDGYRFNNCSRTPVNYKERLEQTVERCAHINGVTPHFNTRGYGEVLGPPRQELTGDDQSPSSSTSLEGPLATAKDYSHYNGHFNGMAPSPSDTKSLSSEEDLRQPDSPSSELLHYRSRTFNMGELVWGQLKGFPPWPAKLAGDEQVHSASMQLREQAKVEPEKLKTLTHDLEALDRVAKRGLKPGKLNNHLEAAIHEAMSELDKMSGTIPSRDRQVKLPKPKRRKISR from the exons ATGAATGGCGGAAAGGACTGTGAGGCAGGAGATGAGAGGCAGGCCATCCCTGTCCAGGTCCCCATTGGCTGGCAGCGCAGGGCGGAGCATGGCGGAGGGGTCATATACATAAG TCCCAGTGGCTCAGTGCTGTCCAGCTTGGAGCAGGTGAAGACCTACCTGCTGACAGATGGAACCTGCAAATGTGGCCTGGAGTGCCCACTCATCCTCCACaag GTGTTCAACTTCGACCCAGGGGCAGCTGTCAAGCAGAGGACAGCGGAGGATGTGAAAGCAGATGAAGATGTCACCAAACTCTGCATTCACAAGAGGAAGCTCCTGGCCGTAGCCACACTGCACAGGAGCATGGGGACCCACCCACCTCTGACGCTAACCAGTCCAGGGGGAG GTACATCATCTGTGGTTGCCGCGCATTCGACGACTCAACGAGCAATAAGGACTAAACCCCACGATGGCCTGCCGAATGCTGTTAGGCCAGACTGCAAGAGTCCTTTCAAGATGATGATGGCAGCTGGACAGCAGCAGAGACTGTATCCACCCCTTGAGATGGGTGCAGCCCAACAGGCAGAGCTCTACTCTGGATACCCCAGGCCACAGAGGCTGGGCAGTGGGGAGCCAGGCCACAAATCCCCTTACAGGGCTGGGTATGGAGGCATGCTGAGCCCACCTCCCTCCAGTGCAAAGCTGTATGGAGATGGCTCACTGTCTCCCAGCGCAGACACTCTGGGCAGCCCGGAGGGCTATTCAAGGACCAATCCTTGTGGCTTTCCAGGAGCTGGCAGTCCTGGCTCAGCCTCCATCCATGGGAATACTAGGACGCCTCTTTCCCCACCTAGTGTGATGCTCCATGGCTCCCCAGCGAGCCAGCCATCCTGCTCCATGACAGGGAGGACTAGCACACCCCTCTCTCCGACGGCCACTGCCAAAAGCCCTgtcatgaacatgaacatgtcacGTGGCAACTTCCCCCCAGGTATAGATATGCCCCGTGCAGCATTTCACCATAAAACACAACCCCCTTTGCATCCTGTGCCGCCCCCTCCATCCATACCACCATCCTGTGCCCTTCAGAAAAGGCAGTTGACTTCCGAAAAAGACCCATTAGGTATCTTGGACCCTATTCCCAGCAAACACGTTAGCCAGCCCCCCACTAACGCCCCAAACCCCTCAAACTTCCAGCCTAACATCCACTCTCAGGTACCAATGATGAATGTAAACATACCCCCTCCTGCCATTGTTCCCTTGCCAAGCAACTTACCTTTACCCACAGTAAAGCCTGGGCCTGTGGGGCATGGTGGCCATGTTCAGAGAACTCAACAAGGTGGTACGACCTCCTCCATGTCCCCCTCCCCTGTCACTTCCCCTGTCCACATGGCTGGGCCTGCACATGGGAGAATGGAGGCCTCCCCTCATCGCTCACGCTCATCTTCCACCTCCTCTGATCATGGAAACTTTGCTATTCCCTCTGGGCACCAGGGCCCATGTGGCACCATGAAGGTCCCTCCTCGTTCCCCCAGGTCTGCCATGGGATCTCCCAGGCCAGCCATGCCCTCCAGCCCATCCACCAACAAAGCAGACCCACTCCACCAGTACAAAGACTCCCAACTGTTGCCGGGGATGGGAAATTCTATTGGCGCCCAGCAGCATGGTAACCCCTTGTATTcacccacctcttcctcctcctcatcctcctctctggcAACACCCAGCGCTTCCCAGAAGGGCCACCCAGGACTCCTGGGGATGCCCCTCAACCAGCTCCTCAACCAACAGAATGCCGCTTCCTTCCCCGCCAGCAGTCTCTTGTCAGCTGCAGCCAAAGCACAGCtagcaaatcaaaacaaactcaGCGCTGTTGGCAACAGCGCTAATGGCATGGCTGCTGGTGGAGTTGGTATAGCAGGCATTGGGGGAGGTAGTGGTGGGAGTGGTGGGCACCCTGGCTCTATGAGCGGCCCTCGAGGCATGGAGGGACACAGCACTTTAAATCCCATGCTCCCGCCAAATTCCACCATGCTGCTCAATACTCCTGAGGGCCAGAGTGGTCGGGCGGCTCTCAGAGACAAGCTTATGGCCCAGCAGAGAGACCCCATGCGCAAACGGAAGCAGTCATCAGGCAGCGCCGCTGTAAACCATGACAACAGTAACAACATGGGCTACAACATGCTTAACAAATCAGGCATGGGTGGACCCCACATGCCAGGGCCCAGTGCTACTGAGCAGTTGCGAAAAGTGGGGCGACTTGGAAACCTTCCCCCAAACACCTCCATGGCCCAGCTTCTCCAGTCCATGAGCTGTCAGAGCACCCACAGCCTGACTGGGAACAGCCATCGTCCAGGTCTTAGCCCTGGCCCAGGGCAAGGTCCTCAAGGAGCTGCACAGCTGCACTACAATGACGGCACGGGAATGGTTCCTGGTGGCCCTCAGCAGAACCACCATGTCCAGCAGAGGCTGCATGGTCCAGGAGATGCCATGCAGCACTGCCAGAGCATGGACGCCTCTGGAGGCCACATGGGCTCACGTCCAAGCCAGTTCCCTGACATGATGGCCCAAATGCAGGCCTCGTCCTTGAGTAACTGTGGGCCTATGGGGCCAGGCGGTGGACCAGTGGGCCCCGATGGCATGCCACTAGGGCGCCCAAACACCAACCCCCCACCGCTATCCCATCCTGGCTCTCATCCCTCACAGCAGAACCTCCTTCACAGAATGGGGCGGACTAACATGGTGGTGGCACAGACCATTTCTGATGCAG GAAACCCATCATCCCTTGGATGTGGAGTGGGAGTCCTGCAGGCACATGTCAACACCGGTGGAGGTCAGATGTATCCGCAGCAGGTCCACCAGGGCCTCCAGCAAGGGGTGGCCTCCCACCCAGCCTACCAGGGCCAGCAGCACTTCTCTGACAATGCACCATACACAGAAAGCAACATTGCCAATGCTGGCTCCATGGCCTGCCTCTACCAGAATTACCAG CAGGGGATGTTGTCACACCCACAATTCGGTGAGGGGCATCAGCCCCAGGCGGAGGGGCTTCCAGCGGGTACACCTGGCTCAGACAGGGGGCCCAGTGGTGGTCCAGAGTCAGTGGATGCAATCTACAGAGCTGTGGTGGACGCTGCCAGCAAGGGCATGCATGTTACCATAACCACTACAGTGAGCGGGACCACACAGGCAAGTCCGGTGCCTGCCCTCAGCGCCATGAGTGCCTTCACTGCTTCTATAGGGGAGCCTGTCAACCTCCCCCAAGCAGTTAGTGCAGTCCTGCATGGGCACCAGGAAGGGGAGGCGTTACACCAGCAAACCAGGCCGAGGCAGGTGAGGACCGGACGAGGTCATAAGAACATGGATGCAGGGAAGCGCACCCCAGACGGCCCCGAGGCCAATGACTACTTCCGTTCTCCTGGCCGTGGGACTCCCAGGGGGCAATGGGACGGGGAGACACAGCACGGGGGAGGTTTCGacgcacacaacaacaacagcgtcTGGGGTGGGGAGGAATTTCTAGAGTGTTCTACCCAAGTTAGGAGCAGTCCCTGCATGGAGCGACCTGGCAGTTTGGCTCCAGCCCCACCTTGCCCCACTGAGGGGTCCAACGATCACGGCCTGGTCATGGCCCACGATAAGGCCTTTCTCAATGATGGATATCGCTTCAACAACTGCAGCCGGACGCCTGTGAATTACAAGGAGCGTCTGGAGCAGACAGTGGAACGCTGCGCACATATCAACGGCGTCACCCCCCACTTCAACACCCGGGGTTACGGAGAAGTCCTGGGGCCCCCCCGGCAGGAGTTGACGGGGGACGACCAGTCGCCCAGCTCCTCCACTAGCCTGGAGGGACCACTGGCCACAGCCAAAGACTACAGCCACTACAATGGCCACTTCAACGGTATGGCGCCCAGCCCCTCGGACACCAAGAGCCTGAGCAGCGAGGAGGACCTGCGGCAGCCAGACTCTCCCTCCTCAGAGCTGCTTCACTACAGGTCCAGGACCTTCAACATGGGAGAGCTGGTGTGGGGCCAGCTGAAGGGCTTCCCGCCCTGGCCTGCCAAACTGGCCGGGGACGAACAAGTGCACAGTGCTTCCATGCAGCTGAGGGAGCAGGCGAAG GTAGAGCCAGAGAAGCTAAAAACACTAACTCACGACTTGGAGGCACTTGACCGAGTTGCAAAAAGAGGCCTGAA GCCGGGGAAACTGAATAATCACTTGGAAGCTGCTATCCATGAGGCTATGAGTGAGCTGGATAAGATGTCAGGCACC ATCCCGTCGAGGGATCGCCAGGTGAAGCTGCCGAAGCctaagaggaggaaaatatcCAGATAA